The Alicyclobacillus macrosporangiidus CPP55 genome segment CCTCCGTTGAGCTGTGCGTTCGGCCGGGAAAAGAAACGCGGTGTCGGGGCTGAAACAAGCGACGCGGGACCGGTTGTCCGGCCCCGCGGTCGAAGACGTCAGGCCGCTCGCCTGTGCGGATGGCCCGATAAAAAACGTTTGTACCTTATTATCCCCTCACGGATCCCTGTTTCGATCGGTTTTCATTTAAACCACCACCCGAGCCCGCGTCATAGAAAACGTTTTGGTGTAAACCGTGGTCATTCCAGCCCCGCCGGCAACGGATAAATCAAATCCTGACGCTATCCCTACTCGTCCAACTCACATTTAGTTTCAAACGGATGCTACGAACCCCGTCGGCGCGGACGTTAAAGCCAAATCGTTTACTAACCATTTCTTACCTGGACCGCCGGCCCGCCACACCGACCACCCCACACACCCACCGCACCGATCACGCCCATCACGCCCATCACGCCTGTCCCGCGCTCCCGTACAACGCGTCGAACTCCGCCGCCTCGTCGAAGTCCGCCTGGGTCAATCCGCCGGCGTGCCAGCTGGTCAGACGCAGGGTCACCAACTTGTAGTCCAACGAGATGAACGGGTGGTGATTGCGCCGCTCCGCCACCTCCGCCACCCGGTTCACGAACCCGACCGCCTCCATGAAGGACGGAAACCGGTACCGCCGCCAAATCGTCTTCTCCTCCAACCGCCACTCCGGCACCTTCGCCAGCGCCGCCTGGATCTCGGCGTCCGTCAACCGGTCCGCCATTCGACGTCCCTCCCCATCGTTTCAAAGCTCCGACACCGCAACCGGCGCGCATTCCCTGCCCAACTCACGCCGACACCCGCAGCACAATCTTCCCGAAGTTCCGGTTCGCCTCCATGTACCGATGGGCGTCCGCCACGTCCCGCCAGTCGAAGACCGTGTCCACCACCGGCACCAGCCTTCCGTCCGCGAACCGCGGCTGCGCCCACCGCCAGAACTCCTGCGACAGGCGGATTTTGTCGGCCACCGGGCGGGACCGCAGGGCCGTACCGATGACCTGCAGGCGACGGCCCAGCAGGACGCCCAGATCGACCCCATCCACTTTCGTACCACCCATCGTCCCGACGATGATGACCCGCCCATCCACGGCGAGCGACCGGATGTTGGCCGCAAAGTACGGTGCGCCGATGAAATCCAGCACGATGTCCACGCCTCGCCCGTCCGTCTGCTCGCGGACCCAATCGTCGAAGAGCCCGTCGTGGTAGTTCCACCCTGCGCGCGCGCCGAGTTCCAGACACCGTTCCAATTTCTCCTTCGATCCCGCGGTCGTCAATGCCACCGCGCTCGTCTCCCGCACCAGCTGGATGGCGGCGGTCCCGACCCCGCTGCCGCCGGCGTGCACCAACACCCAGTCCCCGGGCTGCATCCGGCCCAGCCAAATCAGGTTGAGGTACGCCGTGAGGAACACCTCCGGGATGGCGGCGGCCTGCTCAAAGGACATTCCGTCCGGCAAGCGCATGGCCATCCCCGCCGGGATGACCGCCAACTCCGCGTAACCCCCGCCCGGCAGCAGGGCGCACACCCGGTCCCCCGGCTGCCATCCCGCGCAGTCAGGTCCCGCGGCCATCACCTCACCCGCCATCTCCAAACCCAGCACCTCCGACGCCCCGGGCGGCGGCGGATACAGGCCGCGCCGCTGCAGCAGGTCCGCCCGGTTCAGAGCCGTCGCCCTGACCCGCACCAACAGCTCGCCGCTGCCCGGTTGCGGGTCCGGAACTTCGCCCAGGTACAACACCTCGGGGCCTCCGAAGCCCTTCATGCACACCGCCTTCATCCCATGTCCACTCCCTTCAGACGGCTGACGCCCGCTTCCTGGCGACAGATGCACCCTGTTTCTCAATCCCGTCAACCTTCATCTTACCGTTTCCTCATGCCCTTTCCTCATACATCTCGTGGAAACCTTTATCTTTCGATAGACAGGGGGACTCCTATTTCAATAAAATTGTGTCATGGAACAGAAAAATAGATTTTGTGAAAAGGGGTGTCATGATTGCGAAACAGACGGCCCGCACGCATGCTTGCGACGCTCACCCTGGCCGGGTTGTTCGCGCTCGCAGGCTGCGGCACCAGCGGCTCGGGCGCGTCCGGTGGCTCAGGCAACACCGGCGGCGGGGGCACAGGCTCCGGTGACAACACGTTGACGCTCGGCGTCATCACCTCCATCACGGGAGCAGACTCCGAGTTCGGCAAGGCGCAAAAGGAAGGATACGAGGTGGCTCTCGACGAGATCAACGCCGCGGGCGGCATCCTCGGTAAGCAGGTGAAGCT includes the following:
- a CDS encoding 4a-hydroxytetrahydrobiopterin dehydratase, which gives rise to MADRLTDAEIQAALAKVPEWRLEEKTIWRRYRFPSFMEAVGFVNRVAEVAERRNHHPFISLDYKLVTLRLTSWHAGGLTQADFDEAAEFDALYGSAGQA
- a CDS encoding NAD(P)H-quinone oxidoreductase, which gives rise to MKAVCMKGFGGPEVLYLGEVPDPQPGSGELLVRVRATALNRADLLQRRGLYPPPPGASEVLGLEMAGEVMAAGPDCAGWQPGDRVCALLPGGGYAELAVIPAGMAMRLPDGMSFEQAAAIPEVFLTAYLNLIWLGRMQPGDWVLVHAGGSGVGTAAIQLVRETSAVALTTAGSKEKLERCLELGARAGWNYHDGLFDDWVREQTDGRGVDIVLDFIGAPYFAANIRSLAVDGRVIIVGTMGGTKVDGVDLGVLLGRRLQVIGTALRSRPVADKIRLSQEFWRWAQPRFADGRLVPVVDTVFDWRDVADAHRYMEANRNFGKIVLRVSA